From Chloracidobacterium thermophilum B:
AGTGGATGGCTGGCTGCGGGCGGCGGCGGCGACCACGGACAAGGCTGAGCAGCGGCGGCTGTACGGGCTGGTGCAGAAACAGGTGGTCAGCGACGTGCCGCAGATTTTTCTGTGGTATCCGAACAACGTGGCGATTGCCCATGAGCGGGTGCAGGGGATTACGCTGGAGTTGTCGGGGAGTTATGCCTTTTTGCGCCAGGTGTGGATTGCGGAAGGTGGGGCGGCGGAGTGATACCTTCATCCGATAACGTGCAATGCATTGACATCGGGGCGATGGGTGGACGACAGCAAGCCGGAGAGGGAGGAAGGGAGGCTTGAACGGGTTGGGTCAACTGAAGCGGGTTTGTGTCTATTGTGGGTCGCAAACCGGGCAGGCAACCTCCTATCGGGAGGTGGCCTGGTCGGTTGGAGAGCGGCTGGCACAGCAGGGCATCGAGGTCGTTTATGGCGGCGGGCACGTGGGCCTGATGGGCGTGGTGGCCGAAGCGGCGCTGGCTGCCGGGGGACGGGTTATCGGGGTCATCCCGGAGCGGTTGCTGGAGCGCGAGGTGATCTACCGTGAGGTGACGCAAATGTACGTCACGCGGACAATGCATGAGCGGAAGGCGCGCATGATGGAGCTGTCCGATGCGTTTGTCGCGCTGCCGGGCGGGATTGGCACGCTGGATGAGTTGTTTGAAATCTGGACCTGGCGGCAGCTTGGCTATCACAGTAAGCCGGTGGGACTGCTCAATGTGGCTGGTTACTACGATGGGTTGCTGGGCTTTCTTGACCGGGCCGTGCAGGAGGGATTTCTGGCGCCAGACTGCCGGGATTTACTGATGGTCGAGACGGATTTTGGGAAACTGTTGGCGCGGCTGGCTGGAACTTTCGTCTGATAACGAATTTTCCAGCCGGGCTTCCTGATGCCAGAGCAGGGCTTGGCGATAGTCAGCGGGCGTGTTGAGGTTGTAAAGCAACCGGTCAGCGCCGGGCAGGTCGGCGTAGTCCGGGAAGGGGAGTGGCGCGGCGGGGATGGTCTGGAGGAAATCCTGGACGCGCCGGCCGCCCCGGCGCAGGAAGGCAGAGAGGGCAGGCAGGATGGCAACGTTGTAGGCGGCGCAGACGCCGGTTGGTTGTCCGTCGGCTGTGAAGGGGACAACCGCCGGGGCCGTGGGGTGGGTGCTGGCGAGCCGTGCCAGGAAGGTCGTTGTCAGGAACGGCATATCACATGGGATGACCAGACACCGCGGGCGTCCGAGTTGGCGGGTGTGTGCGACGGCGCAGGCGATACCGCTGAGCGGGCCGCCATTGGGGATGGGGTCAACCAGGATGTGCCTGTCAAAACAATAGTCTGATAATAATCTCTGAACTGCATCAGAAGCCGCTGAGAGACCAACCGGCGAACACACAACATACACACGACGGAAAACCGCCCGCAGGCGGTCAGTCAAGACCAGGAGCAACGGAGCATCGGGAAAAGGCAACAGCGCCTTTGGCCGCCCCATGCGCCAGCTCCGGCCGCCTGCGAGGATACACACCGGGAAGTCATCCATGGTATTGGCAACTGCTATTCCTACCGGTGTTGGTGTGCATACCGGTCTGTACTGAACGTGATGCTGTGGCTTTGCGGCGACCGGGGCTGCCACTGCCTGCGTTTGCCCCCTGTGTTTACCCCCTGTGTTTGCCTAAGTCCCGATGTGGTGTGGCGTGTGGGTGAAGGTTTCAATCATGTAGTCGTGGATGTAGTTGAACAGCAGGTTCTGAAAGCGCCACCCATAGCGTGGGTCCTGGAGGTCACGGTGTGGAATGACAAAGGTGTAGGGCTCCAGAATATCCGCCACTTTGAGCGAGATGATGACCTGAACGCCACCGGGATGCTCTACAGCCTGGAATTCCAGCAGCGGATGTTCGTAACGGCGCAGTTCGGCCTGGATTTTTTCAAGGCTGGAGAGATCGGGCGCAGGCATCAGCACTTCCTCCTGTCCTGACAGCTTCACATAACGAGACCACCGTCGGCACAAAGAACCTGTCCGGTGATGTAGCGGGCATCTTCTGAAAGCAGAAAGGTGGCGATGCGGGCAATTTCCGTTGCAGTCCCGAACCGTCCAAGGGGGATGGTTTCAAGCAGTTTGGCGCGATACTCAGCCGACAGCCCTTCCGTCATCTCCGTTTCAATAAGACCCGGCGCAAGAGCATTGACCGTAATGCCCCGGCTGGCGACTTCCTTGGCCAGGGCCTTGGTAAAGCCAATCATTCCGGCCTTGGCGGCGGAATAGTTCGTCTGGCCGGCCATACCGATCACACCGCTGATTGAGCTGATGTTCAGGATTGACCCGCCCTGCTTTTGCTTGAGGAGGAGCGCAACGACCGCTTTGGACATGTTGAAGACACTTTTGAGATTGGTGTTGAGAACGGCATCCCAGTCGTCTTCCTTCATCGTGATGAGCAGCTTGTCGCGGGTGATACCGGCGTTGTTGACGAGGCCGTGGAGAGCGCCAAAGCGTTCCCGTACCTGCCTGACAACGGACTGGGCGGCTTCAAAGTCGGCGGCATCTGCCTGGTAGGCCTGGGCTTCGACACCCAAGGCCTGAAGTTCCTGCTCGACGGCCCGGGCGGCTTCCACCCGGCTGTGGTAGGTGAAAGCAATGTTGGCACTGCGGGCAGCCAGTTCGAGGGCGATGGCGCGGCCAATGCCCCGTGAGCCGCCGGTGATGAGGATGGTCTTACCGCGAAAATCCAAGGCGTCGTTCATGGCGTTGTGGGAGGGGAAGTTTCAAGAAGTTCCCAGAAAAACACAATGGCAATGGCCTGAATACCATTGAAGGCGTAGTGGAGCACGACCGAAGGCAGGATGGAGCCGGTTGCAGCCCGGAGGACGGTCAGGGTGAGGCTGAGCAGCGCCAGCATGGTCAACCCGGCCCAGCCGCCCCAGTACTGTGGGACGTGAACGGCCAAAAAGAGCAGGGAGACCAGAACCACTGTAGGACGAACCCCCAGACTGCGCTGCAATCCGCCAAAGATAACCCCCCGATAAACCACTTCCTCGACGAGCGGCGCAGACAGTGCAGCCACGCAGGCAATGGCTACCCGAACGGACGGCCCTTGGGCAAGGATGCGGTCAAGATCGGTTTTGGCATTGGGGAGGTAGCGTTCCAGCCAGGCACCAATGGCCAGAAACAGTGGTGCTGCAAACACACAGGCTATAAGGAGTCCGTTCCGGCGGGACCAGAACGAACGGCACCAGTCCAGACCCAGCGCCGGGCGAACTCCGTAGGGGGATGTCCGACGGATAAGCTGCCAGCACCATAAAAGCGTTATGGCGTGAGCAGCAAACGTGGACAGCACCAGGGTCAGGGTCAGCGAGTGTGAGGTCGTCAGGTCAGCTTGCGTCGGAAGGGCGCCCCGCTGCAGGTAAAACCAGGCTGTCCAGCCAAGCTGCGCTCCAACCGAACTCAGCAGGATGGCACTGATGCTCAACAGCCATGTCACCATGGCTGCACCGGCATTCCAACCCACCACCCGTGACACCGGGCTGGCTGGGGGCGTGACCGCTGGCTCAGTCAGAGAGGTCATGGGCGGGGTAACGCTTTCCCGAAGGCGGCAGGGATGGTTGGGGCTGGGACTGGGCCAGGACGGCCAACCGTTCATTCATCGTGGATGCCACCTGGGCCATAGCCTCTTCAATAGAGAGGCTGGTGGTCTCCAGCGGTGCGTGGATAGTGAGATGAACCGGGCAGGGGGTGAGCCACATGGAATGCGCTGGCAAAAATGTGGCGGTGCCATAGATGGTAACCGGCACAATCGGCACACCGGCTTCACGCGCCAGACGAAACCCGCCCGATTTGAAGGCTTTGACCCGGGCGGGCTGGATGTTCCGCGTGCCTTCGGGAAAGATCACCACCGGAGTCCGGGAGTGGAGCACCTTCCGCGCCGCGGCGATCATGTCAGGGATGGCATTCCGGTTCCCCCGGTCAACCGGAATGTGTCCGGCGCGCCATAGAAACCAGCCCAGGAAGGGAATACGGAACAGTTCCTTTTTGGCCAGAATCCGAAACTGAAACGGCAGGAAGGCAAACAGCACTGGAATGTCAAGCAAACTCTGGTGATTGGCCATGACCACTGCTGGGGTGTGGCGGGGCAGTTGTTCAAGGCCTTCAACGGAGACCCGCATCCCGACTGTGAAGGCAATCATCCGACACCAGGTGCGCGCGCACCAGTGTTGATAGGCTCCTGTTCGGTCAAACAGTGAAAGCAGAAGGGCCAGAGACCCCATAACCACCGTATAGAGAACAATCAGCAGAAACGCGACAATCGAGTGCAGGATACGGATGATCTTCATTGAAACCATCGTTGAAGGCGCAAATGGATGGAGTTGCCAACCTGGTCGCTCAAAGCTGGTCGCTCAAAGTGGCCGACCAGCTTTCAGCCATGGCCAGACAGGTGGCGCGGTGACGCTCCAGCCGCTCCCGGTAGCGGGCATGGGTGGCGGCATCCGGCTCAAACCAGCTTCCAGCGGGCAGTGGGCAACGGTCAATTGTCAGCAATCGCAGGCCAAGACTGACCCACAGAGCCACGCCACGGGCTGAAGCTTCCGTCGGGATGACACAGATGGGCCGTCCCAGTGCCTGGCACAGCATCGTAGCAAAAACGGGTGACGCCGACACACCGCCGGAGACAATGATCTCTGTGGAGTCCAGGAGGAACCCGGCGGTTTCCAGTTGCCGGGCAATCCACGCCAAACGCAGGGCAATGACTTCGAGCAGCGCCTGCCAGATGGCTACGGGGGTTGTGGAGAGCCGGAGTCCGGCAATCACTCCCGTGGCTTGCGGATGCCAACCCAGACTACGTTCGCCGGCCAGGAAGGGCAGGATGGTCAATCCGGTATCTTCTGCCAGGGTCTGCCGCAGACGAGCTTCCAGGATCGGTGTGGCCGGCAGGCGCAGCGTACGCCGCCCCCAGGCGAGCAGATTGCCGGCGTTGCTCAGCGCGCCGCCCACGAGGGCATGGTCGTGGTCAAGGTGATAGACCCAGAGACCCGGTGGCGGTTCTCCCGGTTCACGTTCCCTGGGAATGGTGACACGTAGGGCAGCCGTGGTGCCAATGTTGATGGCGGCCCGGTTGTCGGAAAAACACAGGCTGCCCAGGTTGCTGCAGGCGCCATCGCCAAGGGGTGGGAAGAAGCAGGCTGCATGCAGTTGCGGCCAGCGTTTTTTGAAGGGCGGGACGAGGGCCGTGCCAGGGAGCATCGCTCCGGCATTGGCCAAGGGCGGCAGATGAGAGCGCTCAAGGCCAAGATAATCAAGGATTTCTTCATCCCAGTCGGCTTCGCGGCGGGCATAGAGGCCCGTCGCCGAGGCAAGGGAAACGGTGGTGCAGGTCCGGCCAAAAAGTCGCCACCAGGCATAGTCAGCAAAGGACATCCACTGCCATTCCCGGAGCGTCAGGTGACGTCGCAGCCAGGCCAGTTTGAGCAACCAGTAACTGCTGTGGAGGGGGCAACCCGTCCGGGCATAGAGCCGGCGGCGGGTGAAATACTCAACCAAATTCTCTCTTTCGGCTTCGGAACGTGTGTCGCCCCAAGCAAAAACCGGCGTTGTCGGCACGCTGACATCAGGCTGGTCAGCAGTAGCCGCCGACCGTCGGACACCCATGAGGCTGTGCATCATGGTGGAGATACCAACGCCCTGAATGACATACCCCTGACGTTCAGCCCGATGGAGTGACCGGCTGATGACCCCGGTGAAGGCGGCAAAGAGCGCCGTGGCATCGTAGGTCATGGTGCCATCCGGTGTCATGGTAGCCACAACCGACCGCCGGCTAAGGGTTTCCGGCTGCAACCGGCCGTCAGGCGTAAACACGGCCGCACGGAAAGAAGAGGAACCCAGATCAACAGCCAGAATCATGGGTTCTGGCTCAGGAAAGGTGGGCGTGATGCCTGGCATACCGGGCTGCGCCCAGCAGTGCCGTCTGCTCATTGAGGATGACGGCCACTGGAACCTGCTCCAGAAAGCTCCGAAAACGTCCCTTGGCGACGAATGCGCCCAGAAAATCGCCCTTGGTCATCCACTTGAGGATTTTGGGCGCAATGCCGCCGCCGATAAACAGCCCCTCGGTGGCTAGGGCCTTCAGGGCCAGGTTGCCAGCTTCAGCACCATAGAGGGCCACGAACCGCTCCATCACCGCCACGGCAATCGGCAATCCTTCGTCGGCAAACTTCGAGATGGCTGCACCGTAGCCATGAGTAGCAGCCAAAGCTTCCAGCGCAGCGGAACCGGCGGCACGCCCGGTGTCACGGAAAAAATGGTACAGGTGGGCAAAGCCAAACGTCCCGGACACCAGCCGCTCCCAGCTTACGTGATCATAGGTCTGCCAGAGATACGCCAGCAGGTCCAGCTCCGTCGGATCGCTGGGAGAAAAGCTGGCGTGGCCACCTTCCGACGGAACGGCAATGTGGCGTGTTCCATCCCAGAACAGAATGCACTCGCCGAGACCTGTCCCGGCCGAGATCAGGGCCGCGTTGCCCAGGCGGGGTGTACCGGCCTGAAGTTGGTAAAAGTCCGACGGTGCCAGCAGGGCAATCCCGTTGCCGTTGGCTTCGAGGTCATTGATGACAAAGGCCGGGCAGTCGAGTACCTGCCGCAGTTCATCCGCACGGATGCTCCAGGACAGGTTGGTAATCTGGCACACGCCATCGAGGACAGGTCCGGCTGCGCCAATGCAGGCAGCCTGGCAGCGGAGCGCCCGCCCACCAAAAAATGACCGCAGCATGGCTGGCAGATCGCTGAAATCAGCGCTGGCGAAGGTTCGGGTTTCGAGCAGGGCAAGGGTGGCGGCGTCAAACAGTCCGAGGTGGGTTTTCGTGCCACCCACATCTCCGGCCAGGAGGTAACGGGTCATGGTCATTGCGTATCCAGGGGTTCAGGAAGGTGATTTGGCTCTGGCCTGTGTTGCCGGGACAGTGGCCAGGGCAGCCCCGATGATCCCGGCGAGGTTAGCCATCCGGGCCGGGAGCACCGGGGTCGGACAGGTCAGGTACGCCGCAAACTTGTCGAATTTGTTGCTGGCGCCGCCGCCGAGAATAAAGGCATCACACCAGAGCAGCCGGTGCAATTCAGTGAGGTATTCGCTGACATACCCAGCCCACTTTTTCCATGACCAGTTCTGCCGCTCACGTGCCGACAAGGAAGCCCGCCGCTCGGCGTCCTTATCACGGATGATCAGGTGGCCCAGCTCAGTGTTGGGAATAAGCTGCCCGTTATGGAAAAGTGCGGTGCCGATGCCGGTGCCCAGGGTGACGATGGCCACCAGCCCGGCAAGGTCGCGGCCGGCGCCAAAGCGCATCTCGGCCAGCCCGGCGGCGTCGGCGTCATTGAGCAACGTCACCGTGTAGCCGGTGGTGTTTTTGAACAGGGTGGCGGCGTCACAGCCAATCCAGGCCGGGTCAATGTTGCCGGCCGTGTGCGCCACACCGTGCTTGACGACGGAAGGCAGCCCGATGCCAATGGCGCCGTCACGCTCACTCCATCCAAAGTGGCGGATGACCTCAAAAACGGTTTCGGCAATGGCGTCCGGTGTCGCCGGCTGTGGCGTGAGCAGACGGAACCGTTCCTGGGTAAGCGTGCCAGTGCGGAGGTCAACCGGCGCCCCTTTGACGCCGGTACCGCCAATGTCAATGCCCAAGGCGCATTTGGCCGTGGTTCTGGCCATGGTATGCGGATTCCTTTCGGGGTTGGGGAAGTCCGATGGGAGCAAGTGGAAGCTGAAGGTGGTGTTGGCAGGGGGGTTGCGGGAGAGCCTGAGAGTCTGATAATCAGCCTTACGTCAAAATACCGCCCAGCCGCGCCTGCACCCACAGCGGCGGTACCGCCCACAGCTTTGCCCCCAGTGACAGATGCGCCCGCCGGGAAAACACATCGTAGCCATGCCGCTCGATGTCACGCAGAATCCCTCCGTACAAACGACTGCTCAGGAACACGGTAAAGCGACTGTCCGGCGAAAGCAACCGAATACCACACTCCGCCTCACGGTAGAAATCCCGCGCCCGGCAAATCTCGAACTTAAGCAGGGCCACCACTTCCGGCGTCAGCCGCCCCTGCAGAATCATCTCTTCCGTACAACCAAACCGACGCAGGTCCTCCAGTGGCAGGTAAATCCGGTTGCGCCGGGCATCCTCGCCCACATCCCGCAGGATATTCGTCAACTGAAAGGCAATGCCAAGCGCCACCGCATACTGGAGCGCACTTGAGTCAGCGTAGCCGAACACCTCACTGGTCATCAGCCCCACCAGCGACGCCACCCGGTAGGCATAGGTATAAAGGTCATCAAACCGCTCGAAGCGCACGGGCCCTTCCGTGCGGGCATCCATCAGGCAGCCCTGCATGAGTTCAAGGGGATGTTCGAGCTTGACCGGAAACTGTGGAAGGAAGTCATACCAGGCGACAAGCACCGGGTGAGCCGGAAAGGGCCGCCCGGCATACACATCCCGCAGAGCCTGCGCCCAAGCTTCAATGGCCAACGCCACTGCCGTCGGGTTGGCCTGGCGGTTGGTATCCACCAGGTCATCAATCTGCCGGCAGAGCGCATAGATGGCATAAATGGCCGGACGCTTGCGTTTGGGAAGGGTCTGGGTGCAAAAGTAAAAGCTTTTGGCGTGGGTGCGGGTCACCTCCCGGCAGTAGGCATAGCCAGCAGCCACAGCCGCCGGGGCTGGCGCCTGAACCCGCACTTGCCCGGCAAAGGGGTCAAGCGCCGCAACGCTGCCAGTATCAAGTCTCATGCCCTGAGAGCGTGAACAAAAACTGCATCAGCACCATTGGGTTGGAGCTACCGCCACCACCCGCTGAAAACGTACCGGACTATGGTATAGACTCAACACCAACGTCAACACTTGCTGGCATGCGCCGGAAGCCTGTACTGGTCGGCAGGCTGGAGTTCCAGAGCAAACCTGAACCTGGCTGTCTTTTGCTGAATCACTATGCTTGAGGAGTTGAGAAAATCACCCGTCCCGTCCCCGCAGGCAACGACTTCCAAACCGCTGCTGCAAACCTTCCTGATCCACATCCAGCTCCTCGACCCCGTCACCTGGCTTGGCCCCTGGCAGTGTTTCTGCTGTGGGGTCCTGGCAACGGGGCTACGCCTGGCAGACCTGACGGTGACGGATGGCGTCAAATTTTTTCTGGCCTGCGGACTCATCGGCCCGCTGCTGACCGGTTTCAGCCAATCCATCAACGATTATTTTGACCGCCACCTCGACGCCATCAACGACCCGGAGCGCCCTATTCCGGCGGGGCGGATTTCCCTCGCGGCAGCCCGTGCCAACTTCATCCTGACCGGTTTCCTCGCCGTGGGGAACATGTTGCTGCTGTACCTTGTGACTGCCAGCCCGGTGATTCTCATCCTGGGCGTCGCAGGACTCTTTCTGGCCTACGCTTACAGCGCCCCGGGATTTCGCCTCAAGGAAAACGGCTGGCTGGGAACAACGGCAGTGGGCATCGGGTACTGCCTGGTGCCATGGCTGCTGGCTGCGCACCTTTTTTCACGGGAGCCGGGCTTTCCTGCCTTTCATCTGGCGCTGGGGGTTGTCAATGCCCTGGTTGCCATGGGGCTGATCACCATGAACGACTTCAAATCCATTGAAGGGGACCGCAAAAATGCCCTCAAAACCCTCCCCGTACTGTATGGCGAACGTGGCGCAATGCTCATTGCCTTTACCGAAATCAATCTGGCGCAGGTGATTTTTGTCATCACCTGCTTTTTGTTTGGCTATGTCACCATTGGCTGGCTTGGCATAGCCTTCTTCGTTCCCCAGCTTGTTCAGCAGGTACAGCTCTACCGCGCACCCAATGACAGCCGGTTGCTCGAAAGCATTGGGCGCAATGCGGCCGGGCGGTCGCTCATCAGTCAGAGTCAGGCCAGCGCCCATCCGGGCTTTATCCGTTTTCTCGTTGGGAGTAATCTGCTCACCGTCACAGCCCTTACGGCTGTGTCCATCGTCCATGGGTATTGGCGCTAGAACCCGTTTCAGAATAAGGAGACCAACGCCATGAAAGACACGGCAACGGCTACAGCTTCAGACAGCCCCAACCAGACTGCCGAAGCCTCACTCGAAGCGTTTCGGACGCTTTCTCTGCCCGAAAAGGCCCTGACCATTGCCCAAGCGCAGGCAATGTTGTTTTCCAACACGGTTGTGCAGGTGCTTTCCACGGTCTTGCGTGGCAGCCGCCGCCCCAGTGCCAGCTAGGGGCCAGCCAGGGGGAAGCCATCCGTCAGGCCCACTTCAGGACCGCCTCCACATCAAAGTCTGGCTTCCAGCCCAACCGGGCGCCGGCTTTTGAGAGATCGCTGACATAGTGCCGCTGGTCGTCTGGCGCCGGCTCGACATCGGTCAGGTGTAGAACCGGAGTCCTGCCACATGCCCGGCCAATCCGCTGCGCCAGTTCAACCAGTGAGTAGGCGTAGTCGGGACCGCCGCCGATGTTGAACGTCTCATTGAAGGTGTCGTGGGCATCAGACAAAGCGGCACAGGCGCGCAGCACGCGCACAAGTTCTGTCACCGGCAGGACATCCCGCACCTGCCGTCCCTGCCAGCGCAGCGTCAGGGGTTGTCCACGGCGGATGGCATCGGCAAAGCGACTGACCAGTCCGCCGGGATTGCCCGGCGTCGGCGGTGCAAACATCGTGGAGAGCCGCAGCACACAGAGCCGGAAGCCGCGCTGGGACGCATAAAAACGGGCGTATTCCTCGGCCAGCCACTTTGACCAGGCGTAGGCGTTCTGCCCACGCAGGGTTGTCGGGCAGCTTTCCGGCACGGCCGGGTAGTGGTCAGCATGCGCGCCATAGACATCCTTGGTCGAGGCCAGCAGCAGGACGTGCTGTTCGGTAAGCTGGGCGCAGAGCCAGCGTGTGCCGTCGCTGTTGACCTCGAAGCAGTCCGCCGCTGCCTCCGGGGCTTTGGCCACGTGGGCGGCCAGGTGGACGATGACCTGGTGATGGGCCAGCGCCTCAGCCAGGGCTGGGGTAAACAATCCCAGTCCCTGCCGTCGCCCGGCCACGGTCGCCCCCAGGGCCGCCGCCACATGAACGCCCAGATAGCCTGTCCCACCTGTCACCAACCAGGTCTGCTTCACGCGGTTTTCTCGGTCTGATCCAGGTTCAAATCCGCCACCGGGGTTCTGTCGCGCGGAAGCCGAACGGTCACAGTCGTTCCTTTCCCCGGCTCACTGACAATGGACACCCGGCCACCATAGGCCGTCACGACATCCCGCACGAGGGTCAGGCCGATGCCCAGCCCACCCCCCTTGAAGTTGGTACGGGAAGTGCTGTGGTACTGCGAACTGGCTACTTCATAAAATGACTCAAAAGCGACAGCCACTTCATGGGCAGCCATACCAATTCCATTGTCCTCAACCTCGATGGTGAAATATGGCTCCCCGGAGGTTAGCCGGACGTGGATGTTTCCGTGGT
This genomic window contains:
- a CDS encoding LOG family protein, which encodes MGQLKRVCVYCGSQTGQATSYREVAWSVGERLAQQGIEVVYGGGHVGLMGVVAEAALAAGGRVIGVIPERLLEREVIYREVTQMYVTRTMHERKARMMELSDAFVALPGGIGTLDELFEIWTWRQLGYHSKPVGLLNVAGYYDGLLGFLDRAVQEGFLAPDCRDLLMVETDFGKLLARLAGTFV
- the mobA gene encoding molybdenum cofactor guanylyltransferase; the protein is MDDFPVCILAGGRSWRMGRPKALLPFPDAPLLLVLTDRLRAVFRRVYVVCSPVGLSAASDAVQRLLSDYCFDRHILVDPIPNGGPLSGIACAVAHTRQLGRPRCLVIPCDMPFLTTTFLARLASTHPTAPAVVPFTADGQPTGVCAAYNVAILPALSAFLRRGGRRVQDFLQTIPAAPLPFPDYADLPGADRLLYNLNTPADYRQALLWHQEARLENSLSDESSSQPRQQFPKIRLDHQ
- the fabG gene encoding 3-oxoacyl-[acyl-carrier-protein] reductase is translated as MNDALDFRGKTILITGGSRGIGRAIALELAARSANIAFTYHSRVEAARAVEQELQALGVEAQAYQADAADFEAAQSVVRQVRERFGALHGLVNNAGITRDKLLITMKEDDWDAVLNTNLKSVFNMSKAVVALLLKQKQGGSILNISSISGVIGMAGQTNYSAAKAGMIGFTKALAKEVASRGITVNALAPGLIETEMTEGLSAEYRAKLLETIPLGRFGTATEIARIATFLLSEDARYITGQVLCADGGLVM
- a CDS encoding CPBP family intramembrane glutamic endopeptidase; its protein translation is MTSLTEPAVTPPASPVSRVVGWNAGAAMVTWLLSISAILLSSVGAQLGWTAWFYLQRGALPTQADLTTSHSLTLTLVLSTFAAHAITLLWCWQLIRRTSPYGVRPALGLDWCRSFWSRRNGLLIACVFAAPLFLAIGAWLERYLPNAKTDLDRILAQGPSVRVAIACVAALSAPLVEEVVYRGVIFGGLQRSLGVRPTVVLVSLLFLAVHVPQYWGGWAGLTMLALLSLTLTVLRAATGSILPSVVLHYAFNGIQAIAIVFFWELLETSPPTTP
- a CDS encoding lysophospholipid acyltransferase family protein; translation: MKIIRILHSIVAFLLIVLYTVVMGSLALLLSLFDRTGAYQHWCARTWCRMIAFTVGMRVSVEGLEQLPRHTPAVVMANHQSLLDIPVLFAFLPFQFRILAKKELFRIPFLGWFLWRAGHIPVDRGNRNAIPDMIAAARKVLHSRTPVVIFPEGTRNIQPARVKAFKSGGFRLAREAGVPIVPVTIYGTATFLPAHSMWLTPCPVHLTIHAPLETTSLSIEEAMAQVASTMNERLAVLAQSQPQPSLPPSGKRYPAHDLSD
- a CDS encoding gluconokinase, which encodes MILAVDLGSSSFRAAVFTPDGRLQPETLSRRSVVATMTPDGTMTYDATALFAAFTGVISRSLHRAERQGYVIQGVGISTMMHSLMGVRRSAATADQPDVSVPTTPVFAWGDTRSEAERENLVEYFTRRRLYARTGCPLHSSYWLLKLAWLRRHLTLREWQWMSFADYAWWRLFGRTCTTVSLASATGLYARREADWDEEILDYLGLERSHLPPLANAGAMLPGTALVPPFKKRWPQLHAACFFPPLGDGACSNLGSLCFSDNRAAINIGTTAALRVTIPREREPGEPPPGLWVYHLDHDHALVGGALSNAGNLLAWGRRTLRLPATPILEARLRQTLAEDTGLTILPFLAGERSLGWHPQATGVIAGLRLSTTPVAIWQALLEVIALRLAWIARQLETAGFLLDSTEIIVSGGVSASPVFATMLCQALGRPICVIPTEASARGVALWVSLGLRLLTIDRCPLPAGSWFEPDAATHARYRERLERHRATCLAMAESWSATLSDQL
- the glk gene encoding glucokinase, whose amino-acid sequence is MTRYLLAGDVGGTKTHLGLFDAATLALLETRTFASADFSDLPAMLRSFFGGRALRCQAACIGAAGPVLDGVCQITNLSWSIRADELRQVLDCPAFVINDLEANGNGIALLAPSDFYQLQAGTPRLGNAALISAGTGLGECILFWDGTRHIAVPSEGGHASFSPSDPTELDLLAYLWQTYDHVSWERLVSGTFGFAHLYHFFRDTGRAAGSAALEALAATHGYGAAISKFADEGLPIAVAVMERFVALYGAEAGNLALKALATEGLFIGGGIAPKILKWMTKGDFLGAFVAKGRFRSFLEQVPVAVILNEQTALLGAARYARHHAHLS
- the ppgK gene encoding polyphosphate--glucose phosphotransferase, which encodes MARTTAKCALGIDIGGTGVKGAPVDLRTGTLTQERFRLLTPQPATPDAIAETVFEVIRHFGWSERDGAIGIGLPSVVKHGVAHTAGNIDPAWIGCDAATLFKNTTGYTVTLLNDADAAGLAEMRFGAGRDLAGLVAIVTLGTGIGTALFHNGQLIPNTELGHLIIRDKDAERRASLSARERQNWSWKKWAGYVSEYLTELHRLLWCDAFILGGGASNKFDKFAAYLTCPTPVLPARMANLAGIIGAALATVPATQARAKSPS
- a CDS encoding phytoene/squalene synthase family protein, producing MRLDTGSVAALDPFAGQVRVQAPAPAAVAAGYAYCREVTRTHAKSFYFCTQTLPKRKRPAIYAIYALCRQIDDLVDTNRQANPTAVALAIEAWAQALRDVYAGRPFPAHPVLVAWYDFLPQFPVKLEHPLELMQGCLMDARTEGPVRFERFDDLYTYAYRVASLVGLMTSEVFGYADSSALQYAVALGIAFQLTNILRDVGEDARRNRIYLPLEDLRRFGCTEEMILQGRLTPEVVALLKFEICRARDFYREAECGIRLLSPDSRFTVFLSSRLYGGILRDIERHGYDVFSRRAHLSLGAKLWAVPPLWVQARLGGILT
- the bchG gene encoding (bacterio)chlorophyll synthase, which codes for MLEELRKSPVPSPQATTSKPLLQTFLIHIQLLDPVTWLGPWQCFCCGVLATGLRLADLTVTDGVKFFLACGLIGPLLTGFSQSINDYFDRHLDAINDPERPIPAGRISLAAARANFILTGFLAVGNMLLLYLVTASPVILILGVAGLFLAYAYSAPGFRLKENGWLGTTAVGIGYCLVPWLLAAHLFSREPGFPAFHLALGVVNALVAMGLITMNDFKSIEGDRKNALKTLPVLYGERGAMLIAFTEINLAQVIFVITCFLFGYVTIGWLGIAFFVPQLVQQVQLYRAPNDSRLLESIGRNAAGRSLISQSQASAHPGFIRFLVGSNLLTVTALTAVSIVHGYWR
- a CDS encoding NAD-dependent epimerase/dehydratase family protein; translation: MKQTWLVTGGTGYLGVHVAAALGATVAGRRQGLGLFTPALAEALAHHQVIVHLAAHVAKAPEAAADCFEVNSDGTRWLCAQLTEQHVLLLASTKDVYGAHADHYPAVPESCPTTLRGQNAYAWSKWLAEEYARFYASQRGFRLCVLRLSTMFAPPTPGNPGGLVSRFADAIRRGQPLTLRWQGRQVRDVLPVTELVRVLRACAALSDAHDTFNETFNIGGGPDYAYSLVELAQRIGRACGRTPVLHLTDVEPAPDDQRHYVSDLSKAGARLGWKPDFDVEAVLKWA